CGACGCCGGGCTTCCTGCACGAGCCGATCCTGGTGACCGCGCTCGAGCGCGGGCTCACCGTGCTGTGCGAGAAGCCCCTGACGACGAGCGCCGAGGACTCGCTGCGCATCGTCGAGCTCGAGCAGCAGCACGCCGACCACCCGGTCATCCAGGTCGGCTTCATGCGCCGGTTCGACGCCGGCTACCAGGAGCTCCGGGCGCTCCGGGAGTCCGGGGCGAACGGCGCACTGCTGGCCCTGCACCACGCCCACCGCAACCCGACGACCCCGCCGAACTTCAGCGAGTCGATGCTCATCCACGACTCGGTGATCCACGAGATCGACATCATCCCCTTCCTGACCGGCGAGGCGATCACGAGCGTCGAGGTCAAGAAGCCGCGGAAGAACTCGCTCGCGCCGGCGGACCTTCCCGAGCCGCAGTTCGTGCTGTTCACCACGGAGTCGGGGACGATGGCGATCGTCGAGATCAACGTGAACGCTCAGTTCGGCTACCAGGTCACGACCGACGCGGTCTTCGAGTCCGGGGTCGCGTACATCGGCCGGGACACCTCGCAGACCATCGTGTCCGCCGGCCAGTCGTCGCAGGGCGTCACGCCGTCGTACAAGGAGCGCTTTGGTGCCGCCTACGACGAAGAGGTGCAACGCTGGGTGGACGCCGCGCGGAACGGCGGCATCGACGGGCCGAGCGCCTGGGACGGGTACACGGCGTCCGTCGTGGCCGAGGTCGCCGTGCGCGCCCAGCAGTCGGGCGCGCTCGAGACGGTCGAGTACGCGCTGACGAAGCCCGCGTTCTACGACACCGCGGCCGAGCGCGAGCCGGCGACCGCGGAGGCCTGATGCCGAAGATCGCCCTCGACCCCACTCCGTTCCACCACGACCTGTCGCTGCTGGAGTTCCCGCAGAAGGTCGCGGACCTCGGGTACGAGTACCTCCAGCTGACACCGCACAAGGACTTCATCCCGTTCTACCGGCACCCGAAGGCGGACGACGACCTCGTCGACGCGTTCGCCGCAGCGTGCCGCGACGCCGGGGTGCAGGTGGCGAGCGTCCTGCCGGTGCTCCGCTGGTCCGGCCCGGACCGCGACGCCCGCGAGGCCGCGGTGACCAAGTGGAAGCGGGTCATCGAGATCACGAAGCGGCTCGGCGTCGACACGATCAACACCGAGTTCTCCGGGCGACCGGAGCGTGCGGAGGAGTCCGAGGACGCCTTCTACCGCTCGATGGAGGAGCTCCTGCCGATCATCGAGTCGTCCGACCTGCGCGTCCTCATCGACCCGCACCCCGACGACTTCGTCGAGGACGGCCTCGAGGCCCTGCGGGTGATCCGCGGGCTCAACTCGAAGCACGTCGGCTTCGTCTACGTCGCCTGCCACACCTTCCACTACGGCGGCGACATGGACGCGATCATGGACGCCGCGGGGGACGCGCTCCAGCTCGTGCACGTCGCCGACGCGTACGACCACCGTCGCTCGCACGGCCTCCGGTACATCTCGAACCCGCCGGGGAACACCGCGCGCGTGCACCAGCACCTGCCGGTCGGACAGGCCGACGTCGACTTCGACGCCTTCTGGGCCGGGCTGGCACGCATCGGTTTCACCGACCGGGACGACACCGTCGCCGTGTCGAGCGTCTTCGCCGAGGACGAGAACGCCGACGCGGTGTCCCGCTCCCAGCTCGACGCGATCACGAAGGGACTCACCCGATGACCAGCACGCTCGAGACGGCCGCCGACCGGGCCGCCGCGGACCCCCGTCCGGTCACCCTGCAGGCCGCGACCGCCACGCCGACGGCGCTCTGGAACGACTCCGCCGACCCGCGCGAGCTGTCCACCGCGATCCACGAGTACGGCGCGGTCGGCGCCACCTGCAACCCGGTCATCGCGTTCACCTGCATCCAGCAGGACCCCGACCGGTGGGTGCCCCGCATCCGCGAGATCGCCGCGGAGCACCCGACCGCGGGGGAGTCCTGGATCGGCTGGAAGGCGGTCGAGGAGCTCTCGATCGCGGCCGCCGAGCAGCTGCTCCCGGCGTTCGAGGCCTCCGGCGGCCGCAACGGTCGCCTCAGCATGCAGACCGACCCGCGACTGCACCGTGACCGTGACGCGCTGGTGGAGCAGGCCGTCCGGTTCTCCGGGCTCGCGCCGAACATCATCGTGAAGATCCCCGCCACGAAGGTCGGGATCGCCGCGATCGAGGAGGCCGCGTACCGCGGGGTCTCGATCAACGCGACCGTGTCGTTCACGGTGCCGCAGGTGGTCGCCGTCGGTGAGGCGATCGAGCGCGCCCTGGACCGCCGGGCCGCCGACGGACTGCCGGAGCAGGAGTTCGGGCACGTCGTGACGCTCATGGCCGGCCGCTTCGACGACTGGCTGAAGACCGTCGTGGGGCGCGACCACGTGCTCGTCGACCCGGGGATCCTCGAGTGGGCCGGGGTCGCCGCCGTCAAGCAGGCGTACCGGGTGTTCCGCGAGCGCGGGTTCCGGTCGCGGGTGCTCGTCGCGGCCTTCCGGAACGCCCTGCAGTGGTCGGAGTTCCAGGGCGGGGACCTCGTCGTCTCGCCGCCGTTCCAGTGGACGAAGGACATCAACGACAACGCGTTCCCCTGGCGTCCGGACGCGATCGACGACGAGGTCCCCGCACACGTCCTCGACGCCCTGCGTGCGGCCACGCCGGAGTTCGCCCGCGGGTACGACGTCGACGGCATGACGATCGACGAGTTCGACCGCTTCGGCGCGACCGTCACGACGCTGCGGCAGTTCCTGGACGCCGACGCGAAGCTCGACGCCCTGGTGCGCGACATCGTGGTCCCGGCGGCATGACCGCGGACACGATCGGCGTCGGCCTGGTCTCGGTCGGGTGGATGGGGCGGTTGCACTC
The Curtobacterium citreum genome window above contains:
- a CDS encoding Gfo/Idh/MocA family protein, whose product is MSSNQNLRVAVVGAGMMGADHVRRITAKISNADVVAVVEPDQVRAQAAAALAPGAVTAASFDEALAATEIDAVVIATPGFLHEPILVTALERGLTVLCEKPLTTSAEDSLRIVELEQQHADHPVIQVGFMRRFDAGYQELRALRESGANGALLALHHAHRNPTTPPNFSESMLIHDSVIHEIDIIPFLTGEAITSVEVKKPRKNSLAPADLPEPQFVLFTTESGTMAIVEINVNAQFGYQVTTDAVFESGVAYIGRDTSQTIVSAGQSSQGVTPSYKERFGAAYDEEVQRWVDAARNGGIDGPSAWDGYTASVVAEVAVRAQQSGALETVEYALTKPAFYDTAAEREPATAEA
- a CDS encoding sugar phosphate isomerase/epimerase family protein, whose protein sequence is MPKIALDPTPFHHDLSLLEFPQKVADLGYEYLQLTPHKDFIPFYRHPKADDDLVDAFAAACRDAGVQVASVLPVLRWSGPDRDAREAAVTKWKRVIEITKRLGVDTINTEFSGRPERAEESEDAFYRSMEELLPIIESSDLRVLIDPHPDDFVEDGLEALRVIRGLNSKHVGFVYVACHTFHYGGDMDAIMDAAGDALQLVHVADAYDHRRSHGLRYISNPPGNTARVHQHLPVGQADVDFDAFWAGLARIGFTDRDDTVAVSSVFAEDENADAVSRSQLDAITKGLTR
- a CDS encoding transaldolase family protein, with the translated sequence MTSTLETAADRAAADPRPVTLQAATATPTALWNDSADPRELSTAIHEYGAVGATCNPVIAFTCIQQDPDRWVPRIREIAAEHPTAGESWIGWKAVEELSIAAAEQLLPAFEASGGRNGRLSMQTDPRLHRDRDALVEQAVRFSGLAPNIIVKIPATKVGIAAIEEAAYRGVSINATVSFTVPQVVAVGEAIERALDRRAADGLPEQEFGHVVTLMAGRFDDWLKTVVGRDHVLVDPGILEWAGVAAVKQAYRVFRERGFRSRVLVAAFRNALQWSEFQGGDLVVSPPFQWTKDINDNAFPWRPDAIDDEVPAHVLDALRAATPEFARGYDVDGMTIDEFDRFGATVTTLRQFLDADAKLDALVRDIVVPAA